Part of the uncultured Anaeromusa sp. genome is shown below.
GGACTCAGCGACGGCGGCTGCGAGGTGCTGAATATCGGTTTGTGCGGCACGGAAATGGTATATTTTGCGACGTCGCATCTTAAAGCGGACGGCGGCATTATGGTGACCGCCAGTCATAACCCGATGGACTACAATGGCCTGAAGCTGGTGCGCAAAGAATCGCGTCCCATTTCCGGCGATACGGGGCTTAAGGAAATTGCGCAGCGTGCTACCGAAGAAGAATGGAAGCATGAAGTGGAGCCGGGGAAAAGCAAAGGTTTTATCATGCCCAGGCTGATTATGGAGTCGTATATCCGGCATCTTTTGACGTATATCAACCGCATGAAGCTAAAACCGCTCAAAGTGGTAGTGAATGCCGGCAACGGCTGCGCCGGTCCTGTTTTGGATGCCTTGGAGACTTGGCTGCCCTTGCAGTTCATCAAGGTAAACCATCGTCCGGACGGCAATTTTCCTAACGGTATTCCGAACCCTTTGTTGATAGAAAATCGTGAGGCGACGGCGGCGGTAGTACGGGAGCACAAGGCGGATTTGGGCGTTGCTTGGGACGGCGATTTTGACCGCTGCTTTTTATTTGATGAGACAGGCGCGTTTATTGAAGGCTACTATATGGTGGGCTTTTTAGCGGAAGCTTTCTTGCGCAAGAATCCAGGGGCTAAAATCATTCATGACCCCCGCTTGACTTGGAACACTGTGGAAATGACGGAAGCTTTGGGCGGCGTGCCGGTGCTTTCCAAGAGCGGCCATGCTTTTATCAAAGAGCGCATGCGCTCTGAAGACGCCGTCTATGGCGGTGAAATGTCGGCGCATCATTATTTCAGAGACTTTGCGTACTGCGACAGCGGCATGATTCCTTGGCTGCTGGTGGTGGAGAGTATGTGCCTCACAGGTAAGCCGTTATCCGCGCTGGTGGCGGAGCGAGTGGCAAAATTCCCCTGCAGCGGTGAAATCAATCGGCGAGTGGCGGACGGCAAGGAAGTCATTAGTCGTATTGAAAGCGCCTATGCAGTTGGCGAAGCCCAAGTGGACTACACTGACGGCATTAGCATTGAATATGAGAAGTGGCGCTTCAATGTGCGCATGTCCAATACGGAGCCGGTGCTGCGTCTCAATGTGGAAACAAGAAGCGATGCAGCGCTGCTGGAAGCCAAGACCCAGGAACTGTTGGCCTTAATTGGCGGCGAGCCTGCATAATAAAATGAAAATGCCCTTGTCAGCTTTGAAGGCTGATAAGGGCATTTTTTTACTATACTAGATTTATAAAACGAACCGCGAAATACACGAAAAACGCGAAAGTTTTTTTCCGGGCCAGGAGCTTTTGTACAAACGGCGGCATAACTGTATTTGAGAGAAGATTTCCGCGCGGCTCGCCAAAGCAGGAGAAGACGGCAGTTCCGTGAACTCGCTGGCGCTCAGACATACGGAACTCTCTGTTTTCCTCTGTTCTGTGTTACGTCTCTTTCAAGGACCGCGCCAGTTTTTCTTACAATAGCAAAACCGGAGCCCTCTTTCGAGACCTCCGGTTCTCCGATTCTCTTGTTTAATCTCTATTCTCTGTTCCTCTAACCGAGGCTTTGCTCCTGAAGCGCCGGCTCCTGGGGGGCGTCGTCGGAGACCACCGGCTCCACATGGCGTTCGACCCAGAGAGGACTGTGCTTTTCGGCTACAGCTAAAGGAATGGTGCCGTCGCCGAACATCGACTTGAATTCCGCTTGGTTGTAAATGCCTAAGCCAATGTGGGCTAAGGTAGAGACGCCCAAGAGCAACCCGATCCATTCGTGACCTAAGCCCAGCCAATAAGCGATTTCACGGGGCGTTATCGGTAAGAATGCGTACAGTATCCAACCGCTGACCATGAGGAAAATGCCGCCGTGCAGCATCATGGCGCCCATGCTTTTTTGGCCGGAATTCATTTTATCCATAGGCGGGACGGGGATTTCCTTTTTCAACACAATTTTGTGCATATAGCCGCCGCCGACAAGCATCCAGCGTACGTCATTCATGGTCCATTCGGAAATATGACGGATAAATGCTACGACGCGGTTGGTCGCCAAAAGCGTGAAAAGAATAGAAGCGACTGTGAAAATGGTAGCCCCGATAATATGGATGCGCATGGCTAGATTGACGAAATCTTCACCCTCTGGTTTCCACCAAATGACAAAGCCGCTCAAGGCCGCCGGGAGAAAGCCGAGAATTAAAGACCAGTGGAAGATACGCGACGCTAGGGGATGGCGTAAAATACGAGGTTCCTGTTGCATCAAAAGCACCTCCTAAAAATCAAGATAAACCGGTACGGTCAACATACTGGGTATGGAATAAGTCTTCCGCCAAGGGACTGAGCGGCTTTTGGGCAAACCGCGCATACATATCCTGCAAAGCGGCGTTATTATGGCTTTGCCGCACAGCTGCCTTGACGTCGTCTTTGTAGAGTCCCTGGGTGCGCATTTTTATGTATTTTGTGCGGTCCTGCACTAAGTCCGTGGTGATGTAGGCGCCTGTCCAGAGTACAGCGCCGGCTACGCCGGTAAGCTGGAGAAATTCCCGACGCGTGATTTTTACGGCTTTTTCAACATAACTGTATTTGGCCACAGTTCAATCCTCCTTAATTCCAGGGCAGCATGGGCTTGTATTTGTCAATCCACGACGTGCCCATAGGGTAGATGGGCTGGCCGCCGCCGTTAATACAGCCGCCGGGGCAGTTCATCACTTCAATGAAATGGTAGGGAGAGGTTCCTG
Proteins encoded:
- a CDS encoding phosphomannomutase, whose translation is MNLTKAAFKAYDIRGRVPEELNEELAYRVGRVFAQMYAAEKVVVGRDVRLSSEKLTIALSEGLSDGGCEVLNIGLCGTEMVYFATSHLKADGGIMVTASHNPMDYNGLKLVRKESRPISGDTGLKEIAQRATEEEWKHEVEPGKSKGFIMPRLIMESYIRHLLTYINRMKLKPLKVVVNAGNGCAGPVLDALETWLPLQFIKVNHRPDGNFPNGIPNPLLIENREATAAVVREHKADLGVAWDGDFDRCFLFDETGAFIEGYYMVGFLAEAFLRKNPGAKIIHDPRLTWNTVEMTEALGGVPVLSKSGHAFIKERMRSEDAVYGGEMSAHHYFRDFAYCDSGMIPWLLVVESMCLTGKPLSALVAERVAKFPCSGEINRRVADGKEVISRIESAYAVGEAQVDYTDGISIEYEKWRFNVRMSNTEPVLRLNVETRSDAALLEAKTQELLALIGGEPA
- a CDS encoding cytochrome b/b6 domain-containing protein, whose translation is MQQEPRILRHPLASRIFHWSLILGFLPAALSGFVIWWKPEGEDFVNLAMRIHIIGATIFTVASILFTLLATNRVVAFIRHISEWTMNDVRWMLVGGGYMHKIVLKKEIPVPPMDKMNSGQKSMGAMMLHGGIFLMVSGWILYAFLPITPREIAYWLGLGHEWIGLLLGVSTLAHIGLGIYNQAEFKSMFGDGTIPLAVAEKHSPLWVERHVEPVVSDDAPQEPALQEQSLG
- a CDS encoding iron hydrogenase small subunit, whose amino-acid sequence is MAKYSYVEKAVKITRREFLQLTGVAGAVLWTGAYITTDLVQDRTKYIKMRTQGLYKDDVKAAVRQSHNNAALQDMYARFAQKPLSPLAEDLFHTQYVDRTGLS